CGCGGGCTGGCGGTGGACGGCAAGAGCCTGCGCGGAGCCGCCAAGGCGCATGGCCGCAAGATCCACCTCCTCGCCGCAATGGCGCACACCACCGGCCTGGTCCTGGCCCAGTTGGACGACGGCGAGAAGACGAACGAGATCACCTGCTTCCAGCCGCTGCTGGACACCGTCGCCGACGTTGCCGGCCTCGTCGTCACCAGCGACGCGATGCACACCCAGCGCGAGCATGCCGAATACCTCCTCGGTCGACGCGCCCACTACATCGTGATCGTCAAGGGCAACCAGAAGAACCTCCGCAAGCAGCTCAAGTCCCTTCCCTGGAAGGAGATCCCGCTCCAGGGCCGAACCAAGAACATCGGCCACGGACGGTCCGAGATCCGCCGGATCAAGGTTGCCGCTGTGAACAGCCTGCTGTTCGCCGGCGCCAGGCAGGCCATCCAGATCAAGCGCCGCCGCACCGACCGCAAGACGGGCAGGATCACCATCAAGACCGTCTACGCCGTCACCAGCCTCACCGCCGACCAGGCCACCCCGGCCCAGCTCGCGAGGCTGATCCGCGACCACTGGACTATCGAGGTCCTGCACCACGTCCGGGACACCACATTCGCCGAGGACGCCTCCCAACTGCGGACCGGTAGTGCGCCACGCGCGATGGCGACCTTGCGCAACTTGGCCATCGGAGCCCTGAAGCGGACCGGCGTCACGAACATCGCCGCCGCCCTCCGCCGCAACGCCCGCGACCCGCAGAGACCACTCGGACTCCTCGGACTCGCGTGATCACAAACCGGACATCACCCGACTATGCCGAGGCCTTGGCCCACCAGCCCACAACCACAAGATCCTGTTACGGGCTCGAAGGCACTTCGATTCCGGAGCTGTTCCGGGTCAGAATCCGAAGTTCTGCGTCCACCTCACGCCATCAGGAGCCGAGTGCGTTCCGACTCCGATCCGGGTGAACCGCGGGTCGAGGATGTTCCGGCGGTGGCCCGGGCTGTTCATCCACGCGAGCACCACCTCGCTGGAACTCCGCTGTCCCACGGCGATGTTCTCCCCGCCGGGTGCGCTGTCCCCGTAGGCCCGCATCCGGTCGAACGGAGTCGTCCCATCCGGATCAACGTGGTCGAAGAAATGTCGACGGGCCATGTCCGCGCTGTGTGCCCGCGCGGCGGTCGCCAGCACCGGGTCATCACGAAGACGGGACAGTTCGTGGCGTGTCCGGATGTCGTTGACCATACGCACCACCTCGCGCTCCCGAGCCAAGGCTGTCCTGCTCGTGGGAGGTTCTGGGTGGCCGGGGACCCGCTGGGCGGGTTTCGGCCGCCTCGTCCTCCCGCTCCCTATCTCGCTCTGTCGTCCGGCCGGAATGTAGCTCAGGCCGCCATCGGATTCGCCGTCCCACTGCGAGTCCCATTCCTCGTCCGGCTCCGGCCGGGTTCCCGGTGACCGGGCGGGGGCAGGCCGGGGCGTAGCGCTGCCGGCCCCCTTCTTCTTGGCCGGCAGCCCGTTCCCCGTTTTCTTCCGCATGGCTTCTCCCGCGCTGCAATGGACGTCTGCATGCCGCACGAACCGGGGATCACTGGGGTGGGCTGTCAGGCGATGCCGCCTCGGTGGCGACGGCACCCAGTCTCCAACCCGGACCTGGACGGTCGTGACGGCCCGCAGCAGCTCAATACCGGTAACCCTGAGCGTTGGGACGATAGCGATGAGCCGTCGACTCAGGGATAAGGGTGAAATGGCAAATCGCCGAGGGGACTTGACGGCTGAGTGGAGGCCCGGGGGTGCCTGCCGCCACTCCGCGTGCTTCCGAGGTGGCTGGACTATCAGGAAAGCATCGGTGGCGCGGATGCGCACTAGGAATTCGTGTGGGCCTTCCCACACCTGATGCAAACACGCGCGGCAGGAGACTGCAAGGCGCCCAACAGGCCAAGCGCGTCGAGCAATTGCCGCAGATCCTGCGCGTCGACCGCGCGGGAGGCGACGTACAATTGCGCGCGGATCGGCAACTCCGCCGTCGCGGGCGGCAGCCTCAGTACCTCAGGGTCCCAGAAGACATCAAGCTGGTCGATCCGTCCCATGGCAGTCGGCCCTTTCACTCTTGGTGCTCACGATGGACTCGCGCGGCGCGTCCTCGGTTGTGGCGGAGATGCCTCGCTGGCCAATTCCGATGGACCCGCGAACGCCCCGGCGAAGTCATCAGCCGGGGGAGGGAAGAGCTCCACCATGCCGTTCCTCGCCTACAGCCCGAACGGGACGTCGGCGGGTACGTCAGCTTCGGAGCTGGCAGGGCGGGTCCACCGGGTCGCTGGATCCCTGCAATGTCTCCAGGAATCGAACTTGACGTCCGATCGGCGCGTTTCGGAGTAGGAGCGGCTTGGCGTTGTCACGGCCCGCGCCACCCCTTCCGATACCGCGGTGACCGGGGCCCGCTGTTCGAGAGCGGGCCCCGGTCAATGGAGCGGCCGAGGTAGGGCCGCAACGACGCGACTCGAGGACCGGGCAGAGTCTAGCCGCGTGAACTGGAACGTTAAGTGCCTGCTCGGCGGTCCACCAGGGCCTTGTGCCGCAATGTCCATTTGTCCGCCCTTTTGGACGGCGTGCATTGCCCGGGACATACGCGAGTGGAGAAGACGTCTTCGTAACGAACTGCCCGTTGCCATCGCTGCACACCGGTGAACCGCCCCGGGTTCGGTGGAGACTCGATTTCGTGTAAGGATTCGAGTCATGGCACGTCCTTCCTCCTACCCGCCTGAGCTGCGCCGTCGTGCGGTGCGCATGGTCGCCGAGGTCCTCGGCGAGTACCCGAACGAGTCGGCCGCGCTGCGGGCCGTCGCCGAGAAGCTGGGCATCGGCTCCGCCGAGACCCTGCGCAACTGGGTCCGGCGGGACCAGGTCGACTCCGGACAGCGCCCCGGCACCACGACGGAGGAGTCCGCGCAGATCAAGGCGATGAAGAAGGAGATCGCCGAACTCAAGCGCGCCAACGAGATCCTCAAGGCCGCGGCGAATTTCCTCGCGGCCGAGCTCGACCGGCCACACCTGCGCTCGTAGCGTTCATCGACGGGCACCGGGGCCGCTTCGGCGGTGTCGAGCCGATCTGCCGCGTGCTCTCCGAGCACGGCTGCAGCATCGCCCCCTCCACCTACTACGCCTTCAACAACCGTGCCGCCTCCGCCCGTTCGGTCCGCGATGCGGAACTGAAGGATCTGATCACGGCAACGTACGAAGACAACTTCCGGGTCTACGGGGCTCGCAAGATCTGGCGCGAGCTGAACCGCCGCGGCCACGCGGCGGCCCGCTGCACCGTCGAGCGGCTGATGCGCGACCTGGGCATCACCGGAGCCGTCCGCGGCAAGCGCGTGGTCACCACAGTCCCCGACCCGTCCGCCGCACGCGCCCCCGACCTGGTCGACCGCGACTTCGTCGCCTCCGCACCGAACCGGTGCTGGGTCGCGGACTTCACACATGTGGCGGCATTCGCCGGCGTTGTCTACGTCGCGTTCGTCGTGGACAGCTTCTCCCGTCGCATCGTCGGCCGGTCCGCCGCGACCACGAAGCAGACCAGGCTCGTCCTGGACGCCCTGGAGATGGCCCTGTGGCAGCGCGACCGCGACGGATACCCGCCCCGACGGGGCGAGTTGATACATCACAGCGACGCGGGCAGTCAGTACACGTCTTTCCGCCTGGCCGAGCACCTCGATGCCGCCGGCATCGCAGCCTCCATCGGGTCGGTCGGTGACGCCTACGACTGTCAGTCTTCTCGTACCGGATCCCGCAAGGATCGGGTAGCCCCGGCCGAGACGGTTTGACTCTTGCTTATGACTGAGCGTTTTCAGAGCGGCCACCGATCGGGTGACGGCCAGCGGTCGTGGACCGGGGAAGAACGGACAGAGCTCCCGGGCAGTTGAGTGAGGTATCTGACGTCTCAACTCTTCTGCCGGGGTGCCCTGGTGGTTACCTATCCTGCCGCACTGGACCTGCCGCACGCCCTCGTTGAGTGGGTCACCATGCTGATCGTCACCCGGGAGGGTGACCGCCGGTGCAAGCTCCGGCCCTCCCAGCGGGCCCTGGTCGCGCTCGTGTATCTGCGCAAGCACGACACCCTCGCCCAGATCGCCGCCGGCTTTCGGATCAGCGTCGGCACCGCCCATGCCTAGTCCACCAGGTCACCGACCTCCTCGCCCGGAAGGCGCCCGGTCTGACGCAGGCCCTGCGCGAGGCCGACCCGGAGTACGTCCTGGTCGACGGCACCCTCGCCGAGTGCGACCGGGTCGGCGACGGGTGCGCCGACTACTCGGGAAAACACCGCCGCCACGGCGTGAACCTCCAGGTCATCACCGGTCCGACGGGCAGGCTCGTGTGGATCTCCCGCGCTCTGCCAGGCCGAACGCACGACCTGACCGCCACCCGAACCCACCGCATCGTGAAGACCTGCGTCCGGCTCCGGATCCCGGCTCTGGCCGACATGGCGTACACCGGCGCGGGCGGCACGTTCGCCGTGCCGACCAAGCGCCCGCCCCGCAAGGAGCTCACTGCCGCACAGAGATCGCTGAATCGGGCCCATGCCCGGCGGCGGCACCCCGTCGAACGCGGCGTGGCCACCCTGAAACGCTGGAGGATCTTCCGCCACGCCCGCTGCAGTCCGAACTGGCTGACGTCAGCGGCCAAGGCCGTACTCACCCTCGAGCTTCAACGCTGAAAAGGCTCACTGAGCCTCTTTCATCCTGTCCGGGGAGGGTGAAATGGCTGCTCAGCGGTGGTGGGTAACAGACGAGGCTCCTGGTCGTTGCGATGGTGTTCTCTACGCACCACGCTCTGACCGAGGAGCCTCGCTTGGTCCCGTATCCTGCCATGCTCGACGTCCCGCACGAGCTGGTCGAGCATGTCTCGTGGCTCATCTACACCCGAAGGCGTGAACTACGCTCACGGTGGCGGAAGTTGGGGTGCTTCAAACAGGCACTCCTGGTCCTGGCCCACCTGCGCAAGAACGAGACCCTCGCACAGGCCGGCGCCGGGTTCGGGGTATCCGAAGCAACGGCCTGGCGGTACGTCAAGGAGACCGTGGAGGTCCTGGCCGCGTGGGCGCCGGGCCTGCGCGAGGCCCTGGTGGGACTGGGCGAGGGCGACTTCGTGATCGTGGACGGCACCCTGGTTCCGACCGACCGGATCAAGGCGGACGAGCCGTACTACTCGCACAAGCACCGCAAGCACGGGATGAACGTGCAGGTCGTCGCAGCCCCCGACGGCACACCCCTGTGGTTCTCCCGCGCCCTGCCGGGGCGCACCCACGACCTGACCGCGGCCCGCGCCCACGGCATCGTCCAGGCCTGCCTGACCCGCGAGATCCTCGTCCTGGCGGACCGGGCCTACCGAGGTGCCGGCGCCACCATCCGCACCCCGTACTACAACCACCACGAACTGCCCGAGCACTACCAGCAGTACAACCGCGACCACGCCCGACTCCGCGCACCCGGCGAACGCGCCTTCGCCCAGCTCAAGTCCTGGCGTGTCCTCCGCCGGGCCCGCTGCTCGACCAACCGGATCAGCCGCCTGATCGCCGCCGTCCACACCCTCATGATCCAAAGCCCTGCAACCTGCGAAAACTCAGGATGAAAGAGGCTCACTGAGCTCTTTCAACTCGGCCACCGATCAGGTGACAGCGCGGGCGCACGGGGGTGCGCCCGCTGGCGAGATCCGGCAGGTCGAAAGCCCGTCAACGGCAGTCGGTTCACTACTCGTCCGGGGCGCCGTTGAAAGAGCTCACTGAGCTCTTTCAACTCGGCCACCGATCAGGTGACAGCGCGGGCGCACGGGGGTGCGCCCGCTGGCGAGATCCGGCAGGTCGAAAGCCCGTCAACGGCAGTCGGTTCACCACTCGTCCGGGGCGCCGTTGAAAGAGCTCACTGACCCGATGAGTGTCCTGGCGTTGATCTGTCGACCGCCCGGCCGGGCACGCAGCAAGCGCGGCCGCCGGACGGACGTGACCTGATAGGAGCCTGGAGCCGACTCGCCAAAGCATCCCCGTGACAGTCCTGTCCGTCCGGCCGGCGACAGGGTGAACCCCACGCTACCGACCGGAGGGAAACCCTGTGCGCACCATCGAGCAGTCCCGATCCGGGCACGTCGTGGTCGGCGTCGACACGCACAAGCACCTGCACGTCGCGGCGGTGATGGACACGATCGGAGGGATCCTGGCCAGGCTGACGATACCCACCGACACCGGTGGCTTCCGGCAACTGGCCGACTGGGCGGCCTCGTTCGGCACGGTCCTGGCGTTCGGGATCGAGGGCACCGGCTCCTACGGCGCCACGCTGACGTCGTTCCTGCGCAGGTCCGGCCACAAGGTGGTCGAGGCCGGCCGCCCGGACCGGCGGCTTCGGCGCATGAACGGCAAGTCCGACACCCTGGACGCCGAGAACGCCGCCCGCGCTGTCCTGGCCGGGTTCGCAACCGCCACGCCGAAGACCGCCGACGGCGAGGCCGAGATGATCCGTTCGAATACGAGAACACCTACCACCTCACAACCGCAAAACCACAGGTCACAACCACAACCTGAGTGGCCGTTGTCTTTCCGAACGTGGAAGCCGCGTTTCAGCTGGTCAGGCATGGTGCGGGTGGATCTGCGGCAGAGGTGGTGTGTGATGTCGTCTCGTCGGGGAGGTTCCGGATGCCGTCGGTTGTGGGGTTGTTGGAGGCGAGGGAGTCGGCCGCGCGGGTTCGGGTGGAGGAGCTTCGCGTGGAGGCGGATCGGATCCTGGCTGAACTCTCGGAGGCGGAGGCCTTGTTGGAGCGTCGGATCATCGCGCTCATGGAGTTGACGGAGGCTCTGGCCGCGGATGCTCAGCCGGAGGAGCCGGTCGGGCCGGTGCCGGTTCCGGTGGTGGCGAAGGAGCCGGTGGCCGGATCGGTGGTGCCCGGCTGGCGGGAGGGCATGACGGTGCAGGCGCTCGCGCCCGAGTATCGGAGGCTGCTGGCCGTGCTGGAGGCCGGGGCCGGCCCGGAAGGGCTGCGAGCGAAGGAGCTGGCCGGGCTGCTGGGTCACCCGAACGAGACTCCCGTTCGATCGACAACCCCCGCGAGCGGTACGACAACGGCCACTGAGACCTCTACCGAACACGGGGCGGTTCAGCTGCTGGAGTTCCTTCGCGAGGACCTTGCGCGTCTGCATGAACAGGGACTTGTAGATGCTCTCGTGGCTGATTCGCATCCCCGTCTTGGCTGGCTGGGACTTTGCCAGATGCCCGGCTATCTGCTTCGGTGACCAGTCCTCGGCCAGCTTCTCGGCGACCAGGGCACGAAGAGGCTCGTTGGTGGCCAGGAGGCAGGGTTTGGAGCGTCGGGCGCGATCCCAGGCCCGATCCTCTGCGTCTACCGCTCGGTAGTGCCTGGCACCCTTGTTGCGGGCGATCTCCCGGCTGATGGTCGATGCCGCACGCCCCGGGGCGCGGGAGATCTCGCGGAGCGAGTCGCCTGGAGCCAGTCCGCGGGAGATCGACTCCCGCTCGGTGAACGTCAGCGAGCCCGGCCGACGGCGTCGGACCGGCGGAACGTATCCGCCGTTGGCCTTGACGATCGTGAAGATCGACCCCGGTGGCCTGCCCAAGGCACGGGAGATCACACTGATCGACTCGCCGGCCTTCCAGCGGTCCCACAACTCTCGCTTCTGCGCGTCCGGCATGCCCGGACGACCCATCCTCGCCCTACGCCACACCCTCCACCACCTCGGGTGTTGCGCTGACCGATTGACTCCACCGTTCCTCCGAAGATGGGCCAGGACCAGCAGGCCCTGATTGAAGCAGCTCAACTTCCGCCAACGCGATCCCAGAACACACCTTCGGGTATGGATGAGCCATGAGACGTGTTCGACCAGCTCGTGCAGGACGCCGAGCATGGCAGGACACGGGACCAAACGAGGTTCCTCGGTCAGAGCGTGGTGCGTAAAGAACACCAACGCAACGACCAGGAGCCTCGTCTGTTACCCCACCCTCGCTGAGCAGCTGTTTCACCCTCCCCGGACAGGATGAAAGAGGCTAACTTGCACCTGGCCCTCGTCTCCCGCAGCCCCTTCTGGGCCGACCCGTGGCCGAGCCCGCGGTACGGGTTACTTCACCGAGCCTGCCATTACCCCTTGGACGAACTGCTTCTGGAAGGCGAAGAAGACGACCAGCGGTACCAGCAGTGAGAGGAAGGCGCCCGGGGCCAGCACGTCGATGTTGCTGCCGAACTGTCGTACTTGAGATTGCAGTTCGACTGTCAGCGGTTGTGAGGAGCTGTCGGCGAAGAGCAGAGCCACCAGCATGTCGTTCCAGACCCAGAGGAACTGGAAGATGGCCAGGCTGGCGATGGCTGGCCGTCCGACCGGGAGCACCAGGCGAGTGAAGATCCGCCACTCGGTGCCTCCGTCGAGCCGGGCGGCCTCCAGCATCTCCGCCGGAATCTCGGCGAAGTAGTTGCGCAGCAGGAAGAGAGCGAACGGCAGCCCGTAGGCGACGTGGAAGAGCACCACGCCGGGGATCGTCCCGAAGAGGCCGAGAGCGCCGAAGAGTTTGGCCACCGGCAGCAGGCCGATCTGCACCGGCACCACCAGGAGCGCTACCACAACCAAGAAGACGGTGTCGCGTCCGGGGAAATCCAGCCAGGCGAAGGCGTAGCCGGCCAGTGCTCCGACTACTACCACCAGCGCGGTGGCGGGGGCGGAGATGAGGACGGTGTTCCAGAACGCTTTGGTCATGCCGGAGTTGCCAAGCAGCGCAGAGTAGTTCTCGAAGGTGAGCCGGTCGGGGTGGACGAGTGCCGTCCACCAGCCGCCGGAGGCGGTGTCCTCGGTGGTGCGCAGGGAGGACAGGAAGAGTCCGGCCAGCGGGGTGACCCAGACCAGGCCGATCACGGACAGGACAGCCTGGACGACGCGGTTGCCCAGGTGGCGGCGGAGGGAGTTCTTCGCGTTCATCAGCGGCTCCTCCGGGTTCGGCGCACGTTGATGACCATCGCGGGCAGGACGAGCAGGAGCAGCAGTACGCCGATGGCGCTGCCGAGGCCCTGGTTGTTGCCGCCGCCGAAGGAGACCAGCCACATCTGGGTGGCGAGCACCGTCGCGTCCTCCTGCACTGGGCCCGGTGCGATGATGTAGACCAGGTCGAAGACCTTCATCACGTTGATGACGAGGGTGATGAAGACGACAGTGAGGACGGGGGCGAGCATGGGCACAGTGATCCGGCGGAAGACCTGCCACTCATTGGCGCCGTCCATCCGAGCAGCCTCCAGGGCGTCCCGGGGCAGCGCGGACAGACCGGCCCCGATCAGGACCATTGCGAAACCGGTCCAGATCCACAGGTAGGCGCCGATGATCGACGGGGTGACTAGAGCCGGTCCCAGCCAGGAAACGCCCTGGAAGGGCGGCGCGAAGTTGGACGCTGGCAGGCTGATGGTGTAGTCGCTCCGGGGCAGTCCGGTGAAGCGGAATGAGCCGTCGGGGCCGGTCCTCGCAGTGGCTGCGGTCCGCCCGTCGTACACCACCTTGACCTCCATCCCCGGCATGCCGCGCTCTCCCGGGTCCACCTGGCCTTGGCGGCCCCCGCCGCCGGGGGTGAAGTCGAGGTAGACGACCCCGCGCAGTTCACCGGGGGCGGCCGGGAGAGAGGCTGCGCCGGCTGCGGCGACGGCGTCGGGCGGAAGGTTCGCGGGAAGCACCCCGACCATGCCGAGGAGCGCCGTCCTCCCCTGCGGGACGGCGGCCGTGGTGCGGTAGCCGCCGCTGTCCGCGACCAGGCCCTGGCCGTCGCGAGCGTGGGCGGTCGGGTAGGGCGAGCCGCCGGAGAAGGTGTCGTGGACGCCGACGGCGACAGCGTTAAGGACGCCCTTGTCCGGGTCCTGGTCGTAGGCGAGCCGGAAGATGATGCCGGCTGCGAGGAAGGAGACCGCCATCGGCATGAAGAGGAGCAGCTTGAAGGCGGTGGCCCAGCGGATCTTCTCCACCAGGACGGCGAGGACCAGGCCGACGCCGGTGAGTAGCACCGGCGCCACCACGACCCAGACGGCGGTGTTGCGGATCGCCTTGAGGATGGCGGGGTCCTGGAACATCCCGACGTAGTTGTCGACCCCGACGAAGTGGTCGCCGGAGGCGTTGAAGAGGCTCCGGCCGACAGAGAAGAGCACGGGATAGACGACTAGGGCGCCGAGCAGGGTGAGGGCGGGCAGGGCGAACAGCAGCGCGATCGTGTTGCCGCGGCGGCGGGCGCGCCGCCGTTTGTCACGCGCGGGGCCGGGCCGGAGGGCGGCGGCCGGCGGCCCGCCCTCCCTGAGGGGGGTCGAGGTCGTCATCGTGGTCAGCCGTTGTACGCCTGGGCAGCCGCGGCCTCCAGCTTCCCGGCCGTGGCCACGGGGTCGGAGGGGTTGGCGAGGAAGTCCTGGAGGATCTTCCACTCGCCCGCGCCCTTGGTGCCACCGAAGGCGGCCGGGGTCTGGTCGGACATGTCAAAGCGGACAGCCTCGCCGCCTCCGATCAGGGACCCGGCGGTCTCGCGGGTCACATCGTCGGCGTAGGCGGCGAGGTCGAGCTTGGTGTTCGGGGAGAGGAAGCCGCCTGCGCCGGCCCAGACGGCGGCGGCCTCGGGCGAGGCGAGGTACTCCATGAGGGCCATTCCGGCCTCGGGGTCCTTGCCTGCCTTGAGGACGACGGCGGCGTCACCGCCAGCGACCACCGGGGGCGTGCCGGTGCCGACTGCCGGGAAAGGGAAGAACTTGGCGTCCTCGCCGATCTTGCGGCCCAGGTCCTTGGCGTTGCCGGCGACGAAGTCGCCCTCGTAGACCATGCCGGCCTTGGGGGCGGGGCCGAACACCTTCTCCACGGAGCCGGGGTAGTCGGTGTTCAGGGCCCCCTGGGCACCGCCCTCGACGAGCTGCTTGTCACCGAAGAGCTTGCCCAAGGTGGTCAGTGCCTCGACTACGCTGGTGTCGGTCCAGGCCAGCGTGTGTGCGGCGAGGGCGTCGTACTTCTCGGGACCGGCCTGCGAGAGGTAGACGTTCTCGAACCAGTCGGTGAGGGTCCAGCCGTCTTGGCCGCCAACGGAGAAGGCGGACAGGCCCGAGTCGGAGACGGTCCGGCCAGCCTGGAGCATCTCGTCCCAGGTCTTCGGCGTCGTGACACCGGCCCGCTCGAAGGCTGCCGGGCTGTACCACACGGTCGACTTGTCGGAGGCCTTGAAGTACAGGCCGTACAAGGTACCGTCCACGGTGCCGTACTTCTTCCAGGAGGCGGCGAAGTTGGTAGTGATGACGGTTCTGACGGTCTCCGGGAGCGGCGTCAGCCAGCCCTTGGCGGCGAACTGTCGAAGCACTCCGACCTGCGGGACCATCACGATGTCGGGCGCGTTGCCGCCCTCGATCTTGCTGCCGACGACGGTGGAGAGGTTGTCCCCGGTGGAGACGAACGAGGTCTTGACACCGCTCTTCTTCGTGAAGGCGTCCAGGACCTTCTGAAAGTTCTCCTGCTCGGTGCCGGACCAGACAGCGGCCACAGTGACGGTGTGGCCGGACAGGCCGTTGCCCGCGCTGTCGGCGGGGCCAGGGTCGCTGCCTCCGCACGCGGTAGCCGTCAGCGCCAAGGTGATGGCGGTGCAGCCGAGCAGCAGGGGGGAACGTCGCATCATCGTCGATGCCCTTTCGGTCGTGGGTGCCACCCGGTGGCGGGTGACACCCGGGGATCCATGTGTTCAGGTAAGTGGTGACGGACGGCGCGAGGCCGTAAGGACCAACGATCCGGATGCTCAGAGGTCAGTGACCCACCAGGCGGACGTGGCGCCCGGCAGTTCACCGGCCTGGCAGGGGCCGCTGGCCAGCAGAGGCAGGCCGGGGGCGGGGGCGGGCACAGGAAAGCTGCCGAAGTTGACCGCGCACACCAAGCCGTCGCCGCGGGTGAAAGCAAGCACGTCCGGTGAGGTCTCCAGCCAGGTCATCGTGCCCTGGCCCAACTGGGGAAGCTCGGAGCGCAGTTGCAGGCCATTGCGGTAGAGGTGCCAGAAGGACTCGGTGTCGGAGAGCGCGGCGTCGGTGGCGTGCGCGGCGAAGTAGTCGGGCTGCGGGAGCCACGGCTTCGCGGCTTGGGCACCGGAGGTGAAGCCGAACGGGGAGGCCAACCCGGACCAGGGCAGCGGGACACGGCAGCCGTCCCGGATTCGGGCCCGGCTGCCAGTCCGCCGGAAAATCGGGTCCGTGATGACGTCGTCCGGCAGGTCGAGGACCTCAGGGAGACCGAGTTCCTCGCCCTGGTAGACGTAGGCCGCACCCGGGAGGGCCAGCATCAGGAGCGCGGCGGCGCGCGCGCGAGCGGCACCGAGACCGCTGCCGCCGGGGACGGGCTCGCCATATCGGGTGACGGTGCGGACCTGGTCGTGGTTGTTCAGCACCCACGTCACCGTGGATCCCGTCCCGGCGATGTCTCGCACCGCCTCGGAGATCACCTTGCGGAAGGCGTCCGCGTCCCAGGGGGCGGCTAGCAGGTCGAAGAAGAACGCCTGGTGCAGTTCGTCGGGGCGAACGTAGCGGGCGTGCTCGCGGGCCGTTGGCACAGAGACCTCGCCCACGAGCAGCCGCTCGCGGCCGTCGGCGGCGGCGTACTCCTCGCAGACGGCGCGCCAACGACGCCACACGTCGTGCACCTCGGGCTGGTTC
The DNA window shown above is from Streptomyces sp. TLI_171 and carries:
- a CDS encoding ISAs1 family transposase encodes the protein MPVDASSLISPALDQLREQPEVAPAEVPGLLERLAAVPGPRDPRGVRHAPAVVLALTACAVLAGATSLLAVGEWIADAPAQLLERLGVRPDPLMPERLLPAGSTVRRLPARIDADALDRAVGRWFADRGPVTAGLRGLAVDGKSLRGAAKAHGRKIHLLAAMAHTTGLVLAQLDDGEKTNEITCFQPLLDTVADVAGLVVTSDAMHTQREHAEYLLGRRAHYIVIVKGNQKNLRKQLKSLPWKEIPLQGRTKNIGHGRSEIRRIKVAAVNSLLFAGARQAIQIKRRRTDRKTGRITIKTVYAVTSLTADQATPAQLARLIRDHWTIEVLHHVRDTTFAEDASQLRTGSAPRAMATLRNLAIGALKRTGVTNIAAALRRNARDPQRPLGLLGLA
- a CDS encoding CAP domain-containing protein; this encodes MVNDIRTRHELSRLRDDPVLATAARAHSADMARRHFFDHVDPDGTTPFDRMRAYGDSAPGGENIAVGQRSSSEVVLAWMNSPGHRRNILDPRFTRIGVGTHSAPDGVRWTQNFGF
- a CDS encoding transposase — its product is MARPSSYPPELRRRAVRMVAEVLGEYPNESAALRAVAEKLGIGSAETLRNWVRRDQVDSGQRPGTTTEESAQIKAMKKEIAELKRANEILKAAANFLAAELDRPHLRS
- a CDS encoding IS3 family transposase; the encoded protein is MCRVLSEHGCSIAPSTYYAFNNRAASARSVRDAELKDLITATYEDNFRVYGARKIWRELNRRGHAAARCTVERLMRDLGITGAVRGKRVVTTVPDPSAARAPDLVDRDFVASAPNRCWVADFTHVAAFAGVVYVAFVVDSFSRRIVGRSAATTKQTRLVLDALEMALWQRDRDGYPPRRGELIHHSDAGSQYTSFRLAEHLDAAGIAASIGSVGDAYDCQSSRTGSRKDRVAPAETV
- a CDS encoding transposase family protein → MVFSTHHALTEEPRLVPYPAMLDVPHELVEHVSWLIYTRRRELRSRWRKLGCFKQALLVLAHLRKNETLAQAGAGFGVSEATAWRYVKETVEVLAAWAPGLREALVGLGEGDFVIVDGTLVPTDRIKADEPYYSHKHRKHGMNVQVVAAPDGTPLWFSRALPGRTHDLTAARAHGIVQACLTREILVLADRAYRGAGATIRTPYYNHHELPEHYQQYNRDHARLRAPGERAFAQLKSWRVLRRARCSTNRISRLIAAVHTLMIQSPATCENSG
- a CDS encoding transposase, with the translated sequence MVGVDTHKHLHVAAVMDTIGGILARLTIPTDTGGFRQLADWAASFGTVLAFGIEGTGSYGATLTSFLRRSGHKVVEAGRPDRRLRRMNGKSDTLDAENAARAVLAGFATATPKTADGEAEMIRSNTRTPTTSQPQNHRSQPQPEWPLSFRTWKPRFSWSGMVRVDLRQRWCVMSSRRGGSGCRRLWGCWRRGSRPRGFGWRSFAWRRIGSWLNSRRRRPCWSVGSSRSWS
- a CDS encoding carbohydrate ABC transporter permease codes for the protein MNAKNSLRRHLGNRVVQAVLSVIGLVWVTPLAGLFLSSLRTTEDTASGGWWTALVHPDRLTFENYSALLGNSGMTKAFWNTVLISAPATALVVVVGALAGYAFAWLDFPGRDTVFLVVVALLVVPVQIGLLPVAKLFGALGLFGTIPGVVLFHVAYGLPFALFLLRNYFAEIPAEMLEAARLDGGTEWRIFTRLVLPVGRPAIASLAIFQFLWVWNDMLVALLFADSSSQPLTVELQSQVRQFGSNIDVLAPGAFLSLLVPLVVFFAFQKQFVQGVMAGSVK
- a CDS encoding ABC transporter permease subunit translates to MTTSTPLREGGPPAAALRPGPARDKRRRARRRGNTIALLFALPALTLLGALVVYPVLFSVGRSLFNASGDHFVGVDNYVGMFQDPAILKAIRNTAVWVVVAPVLLTGVGLVLAVLVEKIRWATAFKLLLFMPMAVSFLAAGIIFRLAYDQDPDKGVLNAVAVGVHDTFSGGSPYPTAHARDGQGLVADSGGYRTTAAVPQGRTALLGMVGVLPANLPPDAVAAAGAASLPAAPGELRGVVYLDFTPGGGGRQGQVDPGERGMPGMEVKVVYDGRTAATARTGPDGSFRFTGLPRSDYTISLPASNFAPPFQGVSWLGPALVTPSIIGAYLWIWTGFAMVLIGAGLSALPRDALEAARMDGANEWQVFRRITVPMLAPVLTVVFITLVINVMKVFDLVYIIAPGPVQEDATVLATQMWLVSFGGGNNQGLGSAIGVLLLLLVLPAMVINVRRTRRSR
- a CDS encoding ABC transporter substrate-binding protein, which produces MMRRSPLLLGCTAITLALTATACGGSDPGPADSAGNGLSGHTVTVAAVWSGTEQENFQKVLDAFTKKSGVKTSFVSTGDNLSTVVGSKIEGGNAPDIVMVPQVGVLRQFAAKGWLTPLPETVRTVITTNFAASWKKYGTVDGTLYGLYFKASDKSTVWYSPAAFERAGVTTPKTWDEMLQAGRTVSDSGLSAFSVGGQDGWTLTDWFENVYLSQAGPEKYDALAAHTLAWTDTSVVEALTTLGKLFGDKQLVEGGAQGALNTDYPGSVEKVFGPAPKAGMVYEGDFVAGNAKDLGRKIGEDAKFFPFPAVGTGTPPVVAGGDAAVVLKAGKDPEAGMALMEYLASPEAAAVWAGAGGFLSPNTKLDLAAYADDVTRETAGSLIGGGEAVRFDMSDQTPAAFGGTKGAGEWKILQDFLANPSDPVATAGKLEAAAAQAYNG